In Desulfobacterales bacterium, a single genomic region encodes these proteins:
- the leuB gene encoding 3-isopropylmalate dehydrogenase has product MYKIAVLPGDGIGPEVMKEAVKVLNAVQTKFSIGLEYEFADVGGAAIDNFGYALPDHTLKLCEAGDAILFGSIGGPKWEKLPADQQPERAALLPLRKHFEFFCNLRPAKVFKSLVGASPLHPNIVGDGFEMLVVRELTGGIYFGQPKGRSGSGPEETAFDTMIYTRREIDRIARAAFDAAGKRKKKVTSIDKANVLTTMVFWREVVMEVAADYPDIELDHLYIDNAIMQVMRNPQRFDVLLAGNLFGDILSDQCGMLTGSLGLLASASINESKFGLYEPAGGSAPDIAGKGIANPIAQILSAAMMLRYSLDEAEAADAIETAVADILENGIHTPDIAIDKRKTVGTIGMGDAIAEKILSA; this is encoded by the coding sequence ATGTATAAAATCGCGGTGTTACCCGGGGATGGCATTGGACCTGAGGTCATGAAAGAGGCTGTCAAGGTTCTGAATGCGGTTCAGACAAAATTTTCCATCGGGCTTGAATATGAATTTGCAGATGTCGGCGGTGCTGCCATTGATAATTTCGGATATGCACTGCCCGACCATACCCTGAAACTTTGCGAAGCCGGCGATGCGATTTTGTTTGGATCGATCGGGGGCCCGAAGTGGGAAAAACTGCCGGCGGATCAGCAGCCGGAACGGGCCGCGCTTCTTCCCCTCCGAAAGCATTTTGAATTTTTCTGCAACCTGAGGCCTGCTAAAGTTTTCAAATCTCTGGTCGGAGCCAGCCCGCTGCATCCGAATATCGTGGGCGACGGCTTTGAGATGCTGGTGGTTCGCGAGCTGACCGGAGGCATTTATTTCGGGCAGCCCAAGGGACGCTCCGGTTCGGGGCCGGAGGAAACCGCTTTTGACACCATGATCTATACCCGCAGAGAAATTGATCGTATCGCCCGTGCGGCGTTTGATGCAGCCGGAAAACGGAAAAAAAAAGTCACCTCCATCGACAAGGCAAATGTGCTGACCACCATGGTATTCTGGAGAGAGGTGGTCATGGAAGTTGCCGCAGACTATCCGGATATTGAACTTGATCATCTGTATATCGACAATGCCATCATGCAGGTGATGCGTAATCCCCAACGGTTTGACGTATTGCTGGCAGGTAATCTGTTCGGCGATATTCTGTCGGACCAGTGCGGGATGCTGACCGGATCTCTGGGACTTCTGGCTTCAGCCAGCATAAATGAAAGCAAGTTCGGCCTGTATGAACCGGCCGGTGGGTCTGCCCCGGATATTGCCGGAAAAGGCATTGCCAATCCCATTGCCCAGATTTTATCTGCCGCCATGATGCTCCGGTACAGCCTGGATGAGGCTGAAGCGGCCGATGCGATTGAAACCGCCGTAGCCGATATCCTGGAAAACGGCATCCACACTCCGGATATTGCCATTGATAAGCGCAAAACCGTGGGAACCATTGGGATGGGAGATGCAATAGCCGAAAAGATTCTGAGCGCGTGA
- a CDS encoding CGGC domain-containing protein, whose product MKTKIGIIICDRYRRCAGGKCLKSMRNKEGAFSIYADTEIELVGFTTCDGCPGGNIEYAGEEMVKNGAEVIHLATGMIVGYPPCPYIDTFKAFLEKRYDVKVVVGTHPIPKKYLDMHTHLGTWEDASWKPLIELTMADEVTRKSYD is encoded by the coding sequence ATGAAGACAAAAATTGGAATAATTATCTGCGATCGCTACCGGCGCTGTGCAGGCGGAAAGTGTCTCAAATCGATGCGGAATAAGGAAGGTGCTTTCAGCATATACGCGGATACAGAAATTGAGCTGGTCGGATTTACGACATGCGATGGTTGCCCTGGCGGCAATATAGAATATGCTGGTGAAGAAATGGTAAAAAACGGGGCAGAGGTCATTCATCTGGCTACCGGAATGATCGTTGGGTATCCACCTTGCCCTTATATCGACACGTTCAAGGCATTTCTCGAAAAACGTTATGATGTCAAGGTCGTTGTCGGCACGCACCCGATACCGAAAAAATACCTTGATATGCATACCCATCTGGGGACATGGGAGGACGCCTCATGGAAGCCGCTTATAGAATTAACCATGGCGGATGAAGTGACCCGTAAAAGTTATGATTGA
- the cls gene encoding cardiolipin synthase — MVDTLQVSATIFLTAHWLIVVGLSLRVIARRLPVGVSLAWLAVVYAVPFAGAGAYLFFGGKRLDRRRITRHAMVQAIVDKAQSQLRHNAAAAPTAACAAQPLYRQSLGLLGIPALNGNSMRLLCEFNEVFDSLASDIAAAQESCRLAFYIWHDGGRADDIVEALLRAQNRGVHCRILVDAVGSKVFLSKDNVRKLRTSGVEVVKALPPSFRRRADLRNHRKIVVIDDRVAYTGSQNLVDPRFFKQDAGVGEWVDAVVRLEGPAVALLTNIFEADWSVETGATFEIPIPRSGSEQTNGSGGDLVQVVPSGPVPYPDAIRQLLLTTIYSAHQTLTLTTPYFVPDEAIQTALLSAAARGVEVSIVIPASNDSFLVRHASAANFEDLLKAGVRIALFQNGLLHTKSMVVDGSVTIFGSVNLDMRSFWLNFEVSLFVYGASFAAAIIELQQSYLVQSTLMDAKTWRQRPVRRRFLENFARLAGPLL, encoded by the coding sequence ATGGTTGACACTTTGCAGGTTTCAGCAACGATTTTCCTGACGGCCCATTGGCTGATCGTGGTCGGCTTGTCTTTACGGGTGATCGCGCGAAGGCTCCCCGTGGGGGTCTCGTTGGCATGGCTCGCGGTGGTTTATGCCGTTCCGTTCGCGGGCGCGGGTGCGTACCTGTTCTTCGGCGGTAAGCGGCTGGACCGGAGAAGAATTACCCGGCATGCCATGGTGCAGGCCATCGTGGACAAGGCGCAGTCACAGTTGCGGCACAACGCCGCGGCGGCGCCGACTGCTGCGTGTGCGGCACAGCCGCTCTATCGACAGAGTCTGGGGCTCTTGGGTATTCCGGCACTCAATGGGAATTCCATGCGCCTGCTTTGCGAGTTCAACGAGGTTTTCGATTCGCTGGCATCGGATATCGCCGCGGCACAAGAGAGCTGCCGGCTTGCATTCTATATCTGGCACGACGGGGGCCGTGCCGATGACATAGTGGAGGCATTGCTGCGTGCGCAGAACAGGGGTGTGCACTGCCGGATTTTAGTCGATGCCGTGGGAAGCAAGGTTTTCCTTAGCAAAGATAACGTTCGTAAACTGCGGACATCGGGTGTCGAAGTAGTCAAGGCGCTGCCTCCGTCTTTTCGTCGCCGTGCTGATCTACGCAATCACCGCAAGATTGTCGTGATCGACGACCGGGTTGCGTACACGGGAAGCCAGAACCTGGTTGACCCCAGATTTTTCAAGCAGGATGCCGGAGTTGGGGAGTGGGTGGACGCCGTCGTCCGCCTCGAGGGTCCTGCGGTCGCCTTGCTAACCAATATATTTGAGGCGGACTGGTCAGTGGAAACGGGTGCGACATTCGAGATACCAATACCACGGTCGGGCAGCGAGCAAACGAATGGGTCCGGAGGTGATCTGGTTCAAGTGGTGCCGTCCGGGCCAGTACCTTACCCGGACGCAATCCGTCAACTCCTGTTGACGACAATATATTCCGCTCACCAGACATTGACACTGACGACACCCTACTTCGTCCCTGACGAGGCCATCCAAACGGCACTGCTGTCGGCGGCGGCCCGTGGCGTGGAAGTCTCTATCGTGATTCCCGCAAGCAACGACTCGTTTCTGGTGCGCCATGCCAGCGCCGCAAACTTTGAGGATCTTCTGAAAGCCGGCGTGCGTATAGCACTGTTCCAGAACGGGCTGCTGCACACGAAATCCATGGTCGTGGATGGGAGCGTGACAATATTCGGATCTGTAAACCTCGACATGCGAAGTTTTTGGTTGAATTTTGAGGTATCTTTGTTTGTCTATGGCGCGAGTTTCGCGGCCGCTATTATTGAACTGCAACAAAGCTACCTGGTACAATCCACCCTGATGGACGCAAAAACCTGGCGTCAGCGACCGGTACGCCGTCGATTTCTGGAAAACTTCGCCAGGCTTGCCGGGCCGTTACTGTAG
- a CDS encoding OmpA family protein encodes MNRKQPLLLILAFFSLSLLSACAIQPMRSAPPFDAQPIQGTWETKADHLVFILDASSSMAKPHADLEKFETAKGIVAHFNQTMPDLYIQVILRGFGLAASVSSKSTEIFYGPQAYSRNGLADGLKKISSPGGPSPMAKALKAAGADLSESHGPIAMVIISDGENLGNEPLAAAADLAVQFSDRLCIYTVLLGEDNDGRILLEKMAATTNCGQFTTAENLGTGAGMSAFVKDVLLTGEVDSDGDGVPDSKDSCPDTPRDIQVDAQGCPFDSDGDGVYDYKDKCPDTPRDIQVDAQGCPFDSDGDGVYDYKDKCPDTPRNTKVDAQGCPFPIATKSAEVTKSGTWIYRKIQFETNKANLKPSSYPVLDEIVAGLKAQPSIKVEIQGHTDSTGTAEYNQTLSEKRAQSVRNYLVNKGIVKNRLISKGYGLNSPISTNKTVEGRALNRRVELKPIQ; translated from the coding sequence ATGAATAGAAAGCAACCTCTGTTGTTAATACTTGCATTTTTTTCACTTTCCCTGCTATCAGCCTGCGCAATCCAGCCCATGAGGTCAGCACCGCCATTTGACGCTCAACCCATTCAAGGGACGTGGGAGACCAAAGCCGATCACCTGGTTTTCATCTTAGACGCATCCTCGTCCATGGCAAAGCCGCATGCCGATCTGGAAAAATTTGAGACAGCCAAAGGTATTGTGGCCCATTTTAACCAAACCATGCCCGACCTTTATATCCAGGTTATCCTCCGGGGCTTTGGCTTGGCGGCTTCTGTCTCGTCAAAAAGTACTGAAATTTTTTATGGTCCCCAAGCCTATTCCCGCAACGGATTGGCGGACGGGTTGAAAAAAATCAGCAGCCCCGGTGGTCCCAGCCCCATGGCTAAAGCTCTGAAAGCGGCCGGTGCAGATCTGAGTGAGAGTCATGGCCCCATCGCCATGGTGATCATCAGCGACGGCGAAAATCTGGGCAACGAACCATTAGCCGCTGCCGCTGATCTGGCAGTCCAATTCAGCGACCGTCTTTGCATATACACCGTCTTGTTAGGTGAGGATAACGACGGACGAATTTTGTTGGAAAAGATGGCCGCGACGACTAATTGCGGCCAATTTACCACTGCCGAGAACCTTGGGACTGGAGCCGGCATGTCCGCTTTTGTGAAGGACGTTCTTCTGACAGGTGAGGTTGACAGTGACGGTGACGGCGTGCCCGATTCTAAGGATAGCTGCCCTGATACGCCGCGTGATATCCAAGTAGATGCTCAGGGCTGTCCCTTCGACAGCGATGGTGACGGGGTCTATGATTATAAAGACAAATGTCCCGATACGCCGCGCGATATCCAAGTAGATGCTCAGGGCTGCCCCTTCGACAGCGATGGTGACGGGGTCTATGATTATAAAGACAAATGTCCTGATACGCCGCGTAATACCAAAGTAGATGCTCAGGGCTGTCCGTTTCCCATAGCAACAAAAAGTGCCGAAGTGACCAAGTCGGGTACCTGGATTTACAGAAAAATTCAATTTGAAACGAATAAAGCCAACCTTAAACCCAGTTCCTATCCGGTATTAGATGAAATTGTAGCTGGTCTAAAAGCCCAGCCCTCAATAAAAGTTGAGATTCAGGGTCATACCGATAGCACCGGCACAGCTGAGTATAATCAGACCTTGTCAGAAAAGCGCGCTCAATCAGTTCGCAATTATCTTGTTAATAAAGGAATCGTTAAAAACCGCCTGATTTCTAAAGGATACGGTCTAAATAGTCCTATCTCTACCAATAAAACCGTCGAGGGACGCGCCCTTAATCGCCGCGTTGAACTTAAACCCATTCAGTAA